One stretch of Tachysurus fulvidraco isolate hzauxx_2018 chromosome 12, HZAU_PFXX_2.0, whole genome shotgun sequence DNA includes these proteins:
- the marcksb gene encoding myristoylated alanine-rich protein kinase C substrate b produces MGAQVAKNGAKEETSAEKANGQENGHAKTNGNASPTADGAAEEVQANGKHAADGEVKAEDAAAEKPTEEGVAESAPVANGEDSSKPEENGGASGSSEPAKQKKRFSFKKPFKLSGFSFKKSAKKEAEAEEAAAPAEEGKDNAESEEAKPEASGGEEKEKEEAAEATKADQPSADEEKKTSEEQKPETPAEEKPAEAAAEEPAAAAPAPAESSDAQPAAAAAAATEE; encoded by the exons ATGGGAGCTCAAGTGGCTAAAAACGGTGCAAAAGAGGAAACCTCTGCAGAAAAAGCAAACGGACAG GAAAACGGGCACGCTAAAACAAACGGCAATGCCTCCCCCACAGCAGATGGAGCCGCAGAGGAGGTCCAGGCCAACGGTAAACACGCCGCCGACGGTGAGGTGAAGGCCGAAGACGCGGCAGCCGAGAAGCCGACGGAGGAAGGCGTCGCTGAAAGTGCTCCAGTAGCCAACGGCGAGGACTCCAGCAAACCAGAAGAAAATGGCGGAGCATCAGGAAGCAGCGAGCCTGCCAAGCAGAAGAAGCGCTTCTCCTTTAAAAAACCGTTTAAACTCAGCGGCTTCTCCTTTAAGAAGAGCGCCAAGAAGGAAGCCGAGGCAGAGGAGGCGGCCGCTCCAGCCGAGGAAGGCAAAGATAATGCCGAATCCGAGGAAGCCAAGCCAGAGGCATctggaggagaagagaaggagaaagaggaagCAGCAGAGGCGACCAAAGCTGATCAACCGAGCGCAGACGAGGAGAAAAAGACAAGCGAGGAGCAAAAGCCCGAGACACCAGCAGAAGAGAAACCGGCTGAAGCCGCAGCTGAAGAGCCAGCGGCAGCAGCCCCGGCACCCGCCGAGAGCTCAGATGCTCAACCCGCTGCCGCCGCCGCTGCCGCCACTGAAGAGTAA
- the col10a1a gene encoding collagen, type X, alpha 1a: MDQRVASILLFLVALVAGHGERYMVKKVMKAPYAVKGHVVSVAGEPGAPGEPGEPGPPGPPGHPGENAVGLPGPQGPPGPPGPSGYSAPGKPGTPGGPGKPGANGAPGPKGDTGSPGPQGPRGAPGPSGIPGPAGLSSPGKPGAAGMPGSMGPRGETGPKGHPGIPGAPGQKGDRGIGIQGPPGETGSTGPMGPVGAPGQPGVGKPGKPGYPGEPGKPGSSGLDGTPGPMGPTGPKGHTGAPGIGMPGKPGENGAPGLPGPSGVKGPQGATGAPGAPGSPGYGKPGAPGFKGDTGPVGSPGATGQKGEAGARGATGYTGATGPMGPAGSQGPRGFPGEKGVTGEKGETGPMGPQGFKGHKGDQGPQGPEGKSGYPGAAGPQGPRGATGAPGSKGETGEAGATGAPGAPGPVGPKGHTGNSGPAGETGPAGAPGSRGPSGPSGPPGAPGAKGHPGLPGSPGPAGLAAKGIPGPQGPPGLPGSDGAPGETGPAGPPGPPGPPGEVIIAETKGTFVNEPFVKTPMSAFSALTTTPYPPAGSPVKFEQVVYNAENHYDPESGIFTCQVPGVYFFSYSMHVNGANALVALYKNEEPIMFTYDEYNKGFLDQMSGSTVLQLNEQDTVYIQIPDDEANGVFAADNVHCSFSGFLIAST, from the exons ATGGACCAACGAGTAGCAAGCATTCTTCTGTTCCTGGTGGCCCTGGTTGCCGGCCATGGCGAGAGATACATGGTAAAGAAAGTGATGAAGGCTCCTTATGCCGTGAAAGGTCATG tggTTTCTGTAGCTGGAGAACCAGGTGCCCCAGGTGAGCCTGGTGAACCTGGACCTCCTGGACCTCCTGGACACCCTGGCGAGAATGCTGTTGGACTGCCAGGGCCCCAGGGACCACCTGGCCCACCTGGACCTTCTGGCTACTCAGCACCTGGAAAGCCAGGCACTCCAGGTGGACCCGGCAAACCAGGTGCAAATGGTGCACCTGGACCTAAAGGAGATACTGGTTCACCTGGTCCTCAGGGACCAAGGGGTGCTCCTGGACCTTCTGGTATCCCTGGGCCTGCTGGTCTATCTTCCCCTGGCAAACCTGGAGCAGCTGGTATGCCTGGATCAATGGGACCAAGAGGAGAGACAGGTCCTAAGGGACATCCTGGTATTCCTGGTGCACCTGGACAAAAAGGAGACAGAGGTATAGGCATTCAAGGGCCACCAGGTGAGACTGGTTCAACTGGACCTATGGGACCTGTAGGCGCACCAGGTCAGCCTGGTGTTGGTAAACCTGGTAAACCTGGCTACCCAGGTGAGCCAGGTAAGCCAGGTTCATCTGGTCTTGATGGGACACCTGGTCCTATGGGACCAACTGGACCAAAAGGCCACACTGGAGCTCCTGGAATTGGAATGCCAGGTAAACCAGGTGAAAATGGTGCTCCAGGATTGCCAGGCCCTTCAGGCGTTAAAGGTCCTCAGGGAGCAACAGGTGCCCCTGGTGCTCCAGGTAGTCCAGGCTATGGTAAGCCAGGTGCTCCTGGTTTTAAAGGTGATACAGGTCCTGTAGGTAGCCCTGGTGCAACAGGTCAGAAAGGTGAGGCAGGTGCAAGGGGAGCAACAGGATACACAGGTGCAACTGGCCCAATGGGACCAGCTGGTTCTCAGGGTCCAAGAGGTTTCCCAGGTGAGAAGGGAGTTACAGGTGAAAAAGGTGAAACAGGTCCAATGGGGCCTCAAGGCTTTAAGGGACATAAGGGAGATCAGGGGCCACAGGGACCTGAGGGAAAATCAGGCTACCCAGGTGCAGCAGGCCCACAAGGCCCAAGGGGAGCCACAGGTGCTCCAGGTAGCAAAGGAGAGACTGGTGAGGCAGGCGCAACCGGTGCTCCAGGAGCACCTGGTCCTGTTGGACCTAAGGGCCATACAGGAAATTCTGGACCAGCTGGTGAAACAGGGCCTGCAGGTGCCCCAGGGTCAAGAGGACCTTCTGGTCCTTCCGGTCCACCAGGTGCACCAGGAGCTAAAGGTCACCCTGGTCTTCCTGGTTCACCTGGCCCCGCAGGTCTTGCTGCTAAAGGAATTCCTGGACCACAAGGTCCACCAGGACTTCCTGGATCAGATGGTGCCCCTGGTGAAACTGGACCAGCTGGCCCTCCTGGCCCACCTGGTCCACCTGGTGAAGTTATTATTGCAGAAACTAAGGGCACTTTTGTCAATGAACCTTTTGTCAAGACCCCAATGTCTGCTTTTAGTGCCTTAACTACAACACCTTATCCTCCGGCTGGTAGCCCTGTTAAGTTTGAACAAGTTGTCTATAATGCTGAGAATCACTATGATCCTGAGTCAGGTATCTTTACTTGCCAGGTTCCTGGAGTGTATTTCTTCTCATACAGCATGCATGTGAATGGAGCTAATGCTCTGGTGGCTCTGTACAAAAATGAAGAGCCAATTATGTTCACTTATGATGAGTACAACAAAGGCTTCCTGGACCAAATGTCTGGTAGTACTGTCCTTCAGCTTAATGAGCAGGACACCGTTTATATCCAGATCCCTGATGATGAGGCAAACGGTGTCTTTGCTGCTGATAATGTCCACTGCTCCTTCAGTGGTTTCCTGATTGCTTCTACGTGA